From a single Poecilia reticulata strain Guanapo linkage group LG2, Guppy_female_1.0+MT, whole genome shotgun sequence genomic region:
- the LOC103477065 gene encoding cyclic nucleotide-gated channel cone photoreceptor subunit alpha-like, which produces MEPQQQAIRAGLLSRLSNMTRFGRSSIGPEESGLGNQRKDREKQWPLAAQNTNNSNNNDGKKEEKKDEKKEEKKDDKKDDKKDDKKEPPKEVWIMDPATDTYYNWLCTVSVPVFYNLMFLVARACFNELQYANSTLWMALDYISDVIYYVDTFVRARTGFLEQGLLVKDAKILKEKYMKTRQFKLDMMSIIPTDFVFLHIGINNPEWRFNRLFRLARLFEFFDRTETRTNFPNIFRIANLVLYIIIIIHWNACLYFAVSKVLGFGSDTWVYPNISNPVYASLTRQYIYCFYWSTLTLTTIGETPPPVRDIEYFFVVADFLTGVLIFATIVGNVGAMISNMNAARVEFQAKIDSIKQYMQFRKVTKDLEARVVKWFDYLWTEGKSCDEKLVLKNLPDKLKAEIAINVHLETLRKVRIFQDCEAGLLVELVLKLQPQVFSPGDYICKKGDIGREMYIIKEGKLAVVADDGVTQFVVLSDGAYFGEISILGIKGSKAGNRRTANIRSVGYSDLFALSKDDLMEALVEYPDAKYALEDKGRAILMKDNLIDESLVAAVDAKDLEDKVNQIEGSVDVMTIKLQKLRNQYESSQRKLNQRLTNLSNEVKSLRVDE; this is translated from the exons ATGGAGCCCCAGCAACAGGCAATAAGAGCAGGACTGCTGTCCAG gctttcaaacatgACACGCTTTGGAAGGAGCAGCATTGGTCCAGAAGAGTCCGGCCTCGGCAACCAGAGGAAAGATCG GGAGAAACAGTGGCCCCTAGctgctcaaaacacaaacaactccaACAATAACGATGG gaaaaaggaggaaaagaaagatgaaaagaaggaggaaaagaaggacgataaaaaagatgacaaaaaagatgataaaaaagaacCACC GAAGGAGGTGTGGATCATGGATCCTGCTACCGATACGTATTACAACTGGCTGTGCACAGTCTCTGTGCCGGTCTTCTACAACCTGATGTTTCTTGTGGCAAG GGCATGTTTTAATGAACTCCAATATGCTAACTCAACACTGTGGATGGCTTTGGACTACATATCAGATGTTATCTACTATGTAGACACCTTTGTGAGAGCCAGGACTG GTTTCTTGGAGCAAGGACTGCTTGTGAAGGATGCAAAGATACTAAAAGAAAAGTACATGAAGACCCGGCAGTTTAAGTTAGATATGATGTCCATCATCCCTACTGACTTTGTATTTCTTCATATTGGAATCAACAACCCAGAGTGGAGGTTCAACCGTCTCTTTAGGTTAGCTCGACTCTTTGAGTTCTTTGACCGGACGGAAACTCGAACAAATTTTCCAAACATCTTTCGAATTGCAAATCTGGTACTTtacattatcatcattattCACTGGAATGCTTGTCTCTACTTTGCTGTCTCCAAGGTTCTTGGTTTTGGTTCAGACACATGGGTATATCCTAACATAAGCAATCCTGTATATGCCAGTCTGACCAGACAGTATATCTACTGTTTTTACTGGTCCACTCTTACCTTGACAACCATTGGAGAGACCCCACCTCCAGTCAGGGACATAGAGTACTTTTTTGTTGTAGCTGATTTTCTCACTGGGGTTTTGATCTTTGCAACAATTGTAGGCAATGTTGGTGCCATGATTTCCAACATGAATGCTGCACGAGTGGAGTTTCAGGCCAAGATTGACTCAATCAAGCAGTATATGCAATTTCGGAAGGTCACAAAAGATCTGGAGGCAAGGGTAGTGAAGTGGTTTGACTACTTGTGGACAGAGGGGAAGTCCTGTGATGAGAAACTGGTACTAAAGAATCTGCCTGACAAGCTTAAGGCTGAGATAGCCATCAACGTCCACCTGGAGACTCTGAGAAAAGTACGTATCTTTCAAGACTGTGAAGCAGGTTTACTTGTGGAGTTGGTTCTAAAGCTTCAACCTCAGGTCTTCAGCCCTGGTGACTACATCTGTAAAAAAGGGGACATTGGCAGGGAAATGTACATAATCAAAGAAGGAAAGCTAGCTGTTGTGGCAGATGATGGGGTGACACAATTTGTTGTCCTCAGTGATGGGGCATATTTTGGAGAAATCAGCATCCTTGGAATAAAGGGCAGCAAAGCAGGAAACCGGAGAACTGCCAACATCCGAAGTGTTGGCTACTCGGATTTGTTTGCACTATCTAAAGATGATCTAATGGAGGCTCTCGTTGAATATCCTGATGCTAAATATGCTCTAGAGGACAAGGGAAGGGCCATTTTGATGAAAGATAATCTCATAGATGAGTCACTGGTAGCTGCTGTTGATGCCAAGGATTTGGAGGATAAAGTCAACCAGATTGAAGGCAGTGTGGACGTCATGACAATCAAACTTCAAAAGCTTAGAAATCAATATGAATCCTCTCAGCGTAAACTCAATCAGCGGCTCACTAACTTATCAAATGAGGTCAAAAGCCTCAGAGTTGATGAGTGA
- the LOC103477069 gene encoding ubiquitin-protein ligase E3A produces MNSDEKEDCECATPQAETSPARGAAREQEEPDIENPEASRMKRAAAKHLIERYYHQLTEGCGNESCSNSWCASSVGFSRMDNNAAAVKALELYKVNAKLCDPHPSKKGTASTYLESSAHSNSACSNRKLNHKDVHAVRDNFKDINYLTEEKVYEILDICGEKEDYSPLIRVIGRVFSSAEGLVQSFRRSKPHTKEELKSLQEKDEDKDEDEKEAAACSATAMEEDSPTSSSSRLGECSSGENDVQKLAPDEVSVDVEAVRRVYERLLSNEKIEAAFLNALVYLSPNVECDLTYHNVYSRDPNYLNLFVIVMENNNLHSPEYLEIALPQFCKAMSKLPLAAQAKLTRLWSHYSAEQIRRMMETFQQLITFKVISNEFSSRNLVNDDDAVVAATKCLKIVYYANVLGGDLDTENNEDEDEEPIPESSELTLQELLGEERRNKKGPRVDPLETELGVRTNDCRRPLIPFEEFVNEPLNEVLEMDKDYTFFKVETENKFSFMTCPFVLNAVTKNLGLYYDNRIRMYSERRITVLYSLVQGQQLNPYLRLKVRRDHIIDDALVRLEMIAMENPADLKKQLYVEFEGEQGVDEGGVSKEFFQLVVEEIFNPDIGMFTYDEHTRLFWFNSSSFENEGQYTLIGIVLGLAIYNNCILDVHFPMVVYRKLMGKKGTFRDLADANPVLYQSLKELVEYEGNVEEDMMITFQISQTDPFGNRLMYDLRENGDKIPVTNENRKDFVALYSEYILNKSVEKQFKAFRRGFHMVTNESPLKYLFRPEEIELLICGSRNLDFQALEETTEYDGGYNKDSRIIKEFWETLHSFSEEQKRLFLQFTTGTDRAPVGGLGKLKMIIAKNGPDTDRLPTSHTCFNVLLLPEYSNKDKLRERLLKAITYAKGFGML; encoded by the exons GAAGCGTGCAGCTGCCAAACATCTAATAGAGCGCTATTACCACCAGTTAACGGAAGGCTGTGGGAATGAGTCTTGCTCCAACTCCTGGTGTGCCTCATCAGTGGGATTCAGCCGCATGGACAACAACGCGGCGGCAGTCAAAGCTCTCGAGCTCTACAAGGTCAACGCCAAACTATGTGACCCACACCCTTCGAAGAAAGGCACCGCGTCCACGTACCTGGAGAGCAGCGCTCACAGCAACTCGGCCTGCAGCAACAGAAAGCTGAACCATAAAGATGTCCACGCTGTGAGAGACAATTTCAAAG ATATAAATTACCTGACAGAGGAGAAGGTGTACGAGATCTTGGACATCTGTGGAGAGAAGGAGGATTACTCCCCTCTGATCCGGGTAATAGGTCGGGTATTCTCCAGTGCTGAAGGCCTGGTGCAGAGCTTCCGGAGATCCAAACCTCACACAAAGGAGGAGCTAAAGTCCCTCCAAGAAAAGGACGAGGACAAGGATGAAGATGAAAAAGAGGCTGCTGCGTGCTCTGCCACAGCCATGGAGGAAGACTCCCCCACCTCCTCATCGTCACGGCTCGGCGAATGCTCCTCAGGAGAAAACGATGTCCAGAAGTTGGCCCCTGATGAGGTTTCGGTGGACGTTGAAGCCGTGCGGCGGGTCTACGAGCGCTTGCTCTCCAACGAGAAGATAGAGGCTGCTTTCTTGAATGCACTCGTCTACCTCTCACCTAATGTCGAGTGTGACCTGACATACCACAATGTGTATTCAAGAGACCCCAACTATCTGAACCTGTTCGTTATAGTGATGGAGAACAACAACCTGCACAGTCCAGAATACCTGGAGATCGCTCTGCCGCAATTCTGCAAAGCCATGAGCAAACTCCCCCTGGCTGCCCAGGCCAAGCTGACTCGCCTGTGGTCCCACTATAGCGCGGAGCAGATCCGCCGGATGATGGAAACCTTCCAGCAGCTCATCACCTTCAAGGTGATCAGCAACGAGTTCAGCAGCCGCAACCTGGTCAATGACGACGATGCGGTGGTGGCGGCTACCAAGTGCTTGAAGATTGTTTACTATGCAAACGTGCTTGGAGGCGACCTGGACACAGAGAACAACGAAGACGAGGATGAGGAGCCCATCCCGGAGTCCAGCGAGCTCACCTTGCAGGAGTTGCTGGGCGAGGAACGACGGAACAAAAAAGGCCCTCGAGTGGACCCTCTGGAGACAGAGCTGGGAGTCCGCACCAACGACTGCAGGCGGCCGCTCATTCCCTTTGAGGAGTTTGTGAACGAGCCTTTGAACGAAGTGCTGGAAATGGACAAAGACTACACTTTCTTTAAGGTGGAGACAGAAAACAAGTTCTCCTTCATGACCTGTCCCTTCGTCCTAAATGCCGTCACCAAGAACTTGGGCCTGTACTACGACAACCGCATCCGCATGTACAGCGAGCGGAGGATCACGGTGCTCTACAGCCTGGTGCAGGGCCAGCAGCTCAACCCCTACCTGAGGCTCAAAGTGCGCAGGGACCACATCATTGATGACGCTCTGGTCAGG CTGGAAATGATAGCAATGGAGAATCCTGCGGACCTGAAGAAGCAACTGTATGTGGAGTTCGAAGGCGAGCAAGGTGTTGATGAAGGAGGAGTGTCCAAAGAGTTCTTCCAGCTGGTAGTGGAGGAAATCTTCAACCCTGATATTG GCATGTTCACATACGATGAACACACCAGGTTGTTCTGGTTCAACTCGTCGTCGTTTGAAAATGAAGGCCAGTACACACTGATCGGCATCGTCCTCGGCCTGGCCATCTATAACAACTGCATCCTGGATGTGCACTTTCCCATGGTCGTCTACAGGAAGCTGATGGGAAAGAAAGGAACTTTCAGGGACTTGGCTGATGCTAATCCA GTTTTGTACCAGAGTTTGAAGGAGCTGGTGGAGTACGAGGGCAATGTGGAGGAGGACATGATGATCACCTTCCAGATCTCCCAGACGGACCCGTTTGGTAACAGACTCATGTACGATTTGAGGGAAAATGGGGACAAGATTCCAGTGACGAATGAAAACCGAAAG GACTTTGTAGCTCTGTattctgaatatattttaaacaaaagcgTTGAGAAACAGTTCAAAGCATTCAGGAGAGGCTTCCACATGGTCACCAACGAGTCGCCGCTGAAGTACCTGTTCAGACCAGAGGAGATTGAGCTCCTGATCTGCGGCAGCAGG AACCTGGACTTTCAAGCTCTTGAGGAAACAACGGAGTATGACGGCGGTTATAACAAAGACTCTCGAATTATTAA GGAATTCTGGGAGACGTTGCATTCTTTCAGTGAGGAGCAGAAGCGCCTCTTCCTGCAGTTCACCACCGGTACTGACAGAGCGCCTGTGGGCGGGCTCGGCAAGCTGAAGATGATCATAGCCAAGAATGGCCCAGACACAGATAG gttACCGACATCCCACACTTGTTTTAATGTCCTGCTGCTGCCAGAATACAGCAACAAGGATAAGCTGAGAGAGAGACTGCTGAAAGCCATCACCTATGCCAAAGGGTTTGGCATGCTCTGA